One genomic region from Streptomyces sp. NBC_00582 encodes:
- a CDS encoding thioester domain-containing protein encodes MISSFTAPSARRRGAARLAASTLVCGLVAAAGLIASAGPAAADEAPQTQGGATATMGGLKTYGAAVLHDDSGDQEISAGLFEMSVDGGGTLQTYCVDLHNPTQRDAKYHETPWSGTSLDANDDAGRIRWILQNSYPQVNDLASLAAKAGITGGLTEQDAAAGTQVAIWRSSDDADVDAVDPQAEQLADYLHKAARDVTEPAASLTLDAPAVSGHPGERIGPVTVHTDASAVTVTPPLDAGTTGVRIVGKDGEPVTTARDGSELFFDVPADAGPGSAELTVQASTTIPVGRAFTSESRSQTQILAGSSESTVSATASATWAEQGAVPALSAAKNCARGGVDITVANQGDEAFTFELMGAGHSIPAGTSRTVTIPLQEDQPYDFTITGLQGAETRFTGLLDCQTQTAETSNLTTQTLSDPSPATVGGTTATDTDLAETGGSSATPIIAGTAIGLVVIGGAALLLVGRKENG; translated from the coding sequence TTGATTTCTTCGTTCACCGCGCCGTCCGCGCGTCGGCGGGGTGCCGCCCGCCTCGCCGCGTCGACGCTGGTCTGCGGACTCGTCGCCGCCGCCGGCCTGATCGCCTCCGCGGGCCCGGCCGCCGCCGATGAGGCCCCGCAGACCCAGGGCGGAGCAACCGCCACCATGGGCGGCCTCAAGACGTACGGCGCCGCCGTGCTCCACGACGACAGCGGGGACCAGGAGATCTCGGCGGGCCTGTTCGAGATGTCCGTCGACGGCGGCGGCACCCTGCAGACCTACTGCGTCGACCTGCACAACCCCACCCAGCGGGACGCCAAGTACCACGAGACGCCGTGGAGCGGCACCTCGCTGGACGCCAACGACGACGCGGGCCGGATCCGCTGGATCCTGCAGAACTCCTACCCGCAGGTCAACGACCTTGCCTCGCTGGCGGCGAAGGCCGGGATCACCGGCGGCCTCACCGAACAGGACGCGGCGGCCGGCACCCAGGTGGCGATCTGGCGCTCCTCGGACGACGCGGACGTCGACGCCGTCGACCCGCAGGCCGAGCAGCTAGCGGACTACCTGCACAAGGCCGCCCGTGACGTGACCGAGCCGGCGGCGTCCCTGACGCTCGACGCGCCGGCCGTCTCCGGTCACCCCGGCGAGCGGATCGGACCGGTGACGGTGCACACCGACGCGAGCGCGGTGACGGTGACGCCGCCGCTGGACGCCGGGACCACCGGGGTGCGGATCGTCGGCAAGGACGGTGAGCCGGTCACCACCGCGCGGGACGGCAGCGAGCTGTTCTTCGACGTCCCCGCCGACGCCGGGCCCGGCTCCGCCGAACTGACGGTGCAGGCGTCCACGACCATCCCCGTCGGCCGCGCCTTCACCTCGGAGAGCCGCAGCCAGACGCAGATCCTGGCCGGCTCCAGTGAGTCGACCGTGTCGGCGACGGCGAGCGCGACCTGGGCGGAGCAGGGTGCCGTACCGGCCCTGTCGGCGGCGAAGAACTGCGCCAGGGGTGGCGTGGACATCACCGTGGCCAACCAGGGCGACGAGGCCTTCACCTTCGAACTGATGGGCGCCGGGCACAGTATCCCGGCGGGCACGTCCCGGACGGTGACCATCCCGCTGCAGGAGGACCAGCCCTACGACTTCACGATCACCGGCCTCCAGGGCGCCGAGACCCGCTTCACCGGCCTGCTGGACTGCCAGACCCAGACCGCGGAGACCTCGAACCTGACCACGCAGACCCTCAGCGACCCCAGCCCGGCCACCGTCGGCGGCACCACCGCCACCGACACCGACCTCGCCGAGACGGGCGGCTCCAGCGCCACCCCGATCATCGCGGGCACGGCCATCGGCCTGGTGGTGATCGGCGGAGCGGCCCTGCTGCTGGTGGGCCGCAAGGAGAACGGCTGA